In Micromonospora sp. WMMA1363, a genomic segment contains:
- a CDS encoding bifunctional 3'-5' exonuclease/DNA polymerase: MSHRRGRITFVLVAVVADELGGGVLQLLDAAGRPTAPPEPVANLAAAVADRERAGRPRWVWASAATIYPALMRAGVRVDRCHDVELTEALLLGHAGRWGEPRAAAAAWARLTGTPVPADPPPRVAEPPGHGQGALFETLPGPPGPGVEALTRVYADQVTRISATGHPGRFRLLVAAESAGGLIAVEMAAAGLPWRADVHDAVLAELLGEPSPVGGAPRRLAGLAARIAETLGVRQLHADSPAELVRAFARAGVEVPNTRAWVLRGVDHPAIPLVLEYKELYRIWTAHGWAWWDAWVRDGRFRPEYVPGGVVSGRWATRGGGALQIPKVIRRAVVADPGWTFVVADAGQLEPRVLAAVSGDHRLAAAGGAGDLYAALARDAFAGDRARAKLALLGAMYGQTGGAAVPALEVLRRNYPTAFGYVEAAARTGETGGLVRSWLGRTCPPGAVGLDGEQGVPDGGDRTARARSRGRFTRNFVVQATAAEWASTLLATLRGELAGTGGELVFFQHDEVVVHCPKERAEQVAAAVARSGGRATALLFGATPVRFPLDVSIVDCYGDAA; the protein is encoded by the coding sequence GTGTCGCACCGGCGAGGCAGAATCACGTTCGTGCTGGTGGCGGTGGTGGCGGACGAACTCGGCGGGGGTGTGCTGCAACTCCTCGACGCCGCCGGGCGGCCGACCGCGCCGCCCGAGCCGGTCGCCAACCTGGCCGCGGCCGTGGCCGACCGGGAGCGGGCTGGTCGCCCCCGGTGGGTCTGGGCGTCGGCGGCGACGATCTACCCGGCACTGATGCGCGCTGGGGTCCGCGTCGACCGCTGCCACGACGTGGAGTTGACCGAGGCGCTGCTGCTCGGCCACGCCGGCCGGTGGGGCGAGCCCCGCGCGGCGGCTGCCGCCTGGGCGCGGCTCACCGGCACGCCGGTCCCGGCGGACCCGCCACCCCGGGTGGCCGAGCCACCCGGCCACGGCCAGGGCGCGCTCTTCGAGACGCTGCCGGGCCCGCCGGGCCCCGGCGTCGAGGCGTTGACCCGGGTGTACGCCGACCAGGTCACCCGGATCTCGGCAACCGGGCATCCCGGCCGGTTCCGGCTGTTGGTCGCCGCCGAGTCGGCCGGCGGGCTGATCGCCGTCGAGATGGCCGCCGCCGGGTTGCCGTGGCGGGCGGACGTGCACGATGCCGTGCTCGCCGAGCTGCTCGGTGAGCCGTCCCCGGTCGGCGGGGCGCCACGCCGGCTGGCCGGGCTGGCCGCCCGCATCGCCGAGACGTTGGGCGTCCGCCAGCTGCACGCGGACTCGCCGGCGGAACTGGTGCGGGCGTTCGCCCGGGCCGGGGTGGAGGTGCCCAACACCCGGGCCTGGGTGCTGCGCGGCGTCGACCACCCGGCGATCCCGCTGGTCCTGGAGTACAAGGAGCTCTACCGGATCTGGACGGCGCACGGCTGGGCCTGGTGGGACGCCTGGGTGCGCGACGGCCGGTTCCGGCCGGAGTACGTGCCCGGCGGGGTGGTGTCCGGCCGGTGGGCCACCCGGGGCGGTGGCGCGTTGCAGATCCCGAAGGTGATCCGTCGGGCGGTGGTGGCCGACCCGGGCTGGACGTTCGTGGTCGCCGACGCCGGTCAGTTGGAGCCACGGGTGTTGGCCGCGGTCTCCGGTGACCACCGGCTCGCCGCCGCCGGTGGGGCCGGCGACCTCTACGCCGCGCTGGCCCGGGACGCCTTCGCCGGCGACCGGGCGCGCGCCAAGCTGGCCCTGCTCGGCGCCATGTACGGGCAGACCGGTGGGGCGGCGGTGCCCGCGCTGGAGGTGCTGCGCCGCAACTACCCGACCGCCTTCGGGTATGTCGAGGCGGCCGCCCGGACCGGCGAGACCGGTGGGCTGGTCCGTTCCTGGCTGGGCCGCACCTGCCCACCCGGTGCGGTGGGGCTCGACGGCGAGCAGGGGGTCCCGGACGGAGGTGACCGCACGGCGCGGGCCCGGTCGCGGGGCCGATTCACCCGCAACTTCGTCGTCCAGGCGACCGCCGCCGAGTGGGCCTCGACGCTGCTCGCCACGCTTCGCGGCGAGCTGGCCGGTACCGGCGGCGAGCTGGTGTTCTTCCAGCACGACGAGGTGGTGGTGCACTGCCCGAAGGAGCGGGCCGAACAGGTCGCGGCGGCGGTGGCCCGGTCGGGTGGGCGGGCCACCGCGCTGCTCTTCGGCGCAACGCCGGTCCGGTTTCCGCTCGACGTGTCCATCGTCGACTGCTACGGCGACGCGGCATAG
- a CDS encoding carbohydrate ABC transporter permease, whose protein sequence is MSTAIHSSDRTRPDQVPPSARRSEPAGRGAGARIFNGFSHVFLLVWAIMVVYPLVWVLMSALKSDSEVIREPLSLIPDSLRWENFGRAWTEGQLGSFFLNTGLVLAGSVFLTMLLGSMAAYVLARYEFPGNRLIYYMFLSGLTLPVYLAAVPLFKGVYNTGVVFSPLGPNKHLMLVLVYVAWSLAFTVFFMHSFFRTLPTAIAEAGLVDGASHSRLFFSVMLPMAKPGLISIGIFNVLGQWNQWYLPTLLMQSVAGEPKNQVIAQGLIDLSVNQGYKSDWSGLFAGVTMAMLPVLVVYIVFQRQVQSGLTAGVGK, encoded by the coding sequence ATGAGTACGGCGATCCACAGCTCCGACCGGACCCGGCCCGACCAGGTCCCGCCGTCCGCCCGGCGCTCCGAGCCGGCCGGCCGGGGCGCGGGCGCGCGGATCTTCAACGGGTTCTCCCACGTGTTCCTGCTGGTGTGGGCGATCATGGTCGTCTACCCGCTGGTCTGGGTGCTGATGTCGGCCCTGAAGAGTGACTCGGAGGTCATCCGGGAGCCGCTGTCGCTGATCCCGGACAGCCTGCGCTGGGAGAACTTCGGCCGGGCCTGGACCGAGGGGCAGCTCGGCTCCTTCTTCCTCAACACCGGACTGGTGCTGGCGGGCAGCGTCTTCCTGACGATGCTGCTCGGCTCGATGGCCGCGTACGTGCTGGCCCGGTACGAGTTCCCGGGCAACCGGCTGATCTACTACATGTTCCTGTCCGGGCTCACCCTGCCGGTCTACCTCGCCGCCGTCCCGCTGTTCAAGGGCGTCTACAACACCGGTGTGGTCTTTTCGCCGCTCGGGCCGAACAAGCACCTCATGTTGGTCCTGGTCTACGTTGCCTGGTCGCTGGCGTTCACGGTCTTCTTCATGCACTCGTTCTTCCGGACCCTGCCCACCGCGATCGCCGAGGCGGGCCTGGTCGACGGTGCCTCGCACAGCCGGCTGTTCTTCAGCGTGATGCTGCCGATGGCCAAGCCGGGCCTGATCAGCATCGGCATCTTCAACGTCCTCGGCCAGTGGAACCAGTGGTACCTGCCGACGCTGCTGATGCAGTCCGTCGCCGGTGAACCGAAGAACCAGGTCATCGCCCAGGGCCTGATCGACCTGTCGGTCAACCAGGGCTACAAGTCCGACTGGTCCGGTCTGTTCGCCGGGGTCACCATGGCGATGCTGCCGGTGCTGGTCGTGTACATCGTCTTCCAGCGACAGGTGCAGTCCGGCCTCACCGCCGGAGTCGGCAAGTAA
- a CDS encoding sugar ABC transporter permease codes for MRHGVARFVTGFLALPVALYLFYVVWPFAQAAGYSLTDWGGYSDRQQFVGLDNYVRLFSDELIRKAFWHNVFFLITVPLFTIALALFLAFLLNVGGREDRAGIRGVFGSGLYKVIFFFPQVLSLVVIAVMWQQIYRADGQGLVNGILMKIGLVDADNPIAFTNDPEPFLGVPAVLWWLLLIAVWSGAGFYMVLFSAAMQSIPKDIYEAAILDGAGRFHTFFRITLPLLRDTVSVAWVYLGFIALDMYALVFVMTPSQGGPNHASEIFASVLNFTAFQKGQFGYACAMGVALAIFTIMLAAAQLRITRRERIEF; via the coding sequence ATGCGGCACGGTGTCGCGCGTTTCGTCACAGGCTTCCTGGCCCTGCCCGTCGCGCTGTACCTCTTCTACGTGGTGTGGCCCTTCGCACAGGCGGCCGGCTACTCGCTGACCGACTGGGGCGGCTACTCCGACCGGCAGCAGTTCGTCGGGCTGGACAACTACGTCCGGCTGTTCTCCGACGAGCTGATCAGGAAGGCGTTCTGGCACAACGTGTTCTTCCTGATCACCGTGCCGCTGTTCACGATCGCGCTGGCCCTGTTCCTCGCGTTCCTGCTCAACGTGGGCGGACGCGAGGACAGGGCCGGCATCCGGGGCGTCTTCGGCTCCGGGTTGTACAAGGTCATCTTCTTCTTCCCGCAGGTGTTGTCCCTGGTCGTCATCGCGGTCATGTGGCAGCAGATCTACCGGGCCGACGGCCAGGGCCTGGTCAACGGAATCCTGATGAAGATCGGGCTGGTCGACGCCGACAACCCGATCGCCTTCACCAACGACCCCGAACCGTTCCTCGGTGTCCCCGCGGTGCTGTGGTGGCTGCTGCTGATCGCGGTGTGGAGCGGCGCCGGCTTCTACATGGTGCTCTTCTCCGCGGCGATGCAGTCGATTCCGAAGGACATCTACGAGGCGGCGATCCTCGACGGCGCCGGTCGGTTCCACACCTTCTTCCGCATCACCCTGCCGCTGCTGCGGGACACGGTCTCGGTCGCCTGGGTCTACCTGGGCTTCATCGCCCTCGACATGTACGCCCTGGTCTTCGTGATGACGCCCAGCCAGGGTGGCCCCAACCACGCCAGCGAGATCTTCGCGTCCGTGCTCAACTTCACCGCGTTCCAGAAGGGCCAGTTCGGCTACGCCTGCGCGATGGGTGTGGCGCTGGCGATCTTCACGATCATGCTGGCCGCGGCGCAGCTGAGGATCACCCGCCGCGAGCGGATCGAGTTCTGA
- a CDS encoding amidohydrolase family protein codes for MGTADDADVPAFWQGLGLPGLADVHVHFLPPRLLRRVWAYFETAGPLIGTGWPIRYRESDAERVAHLRRLGVRAFSALAYAHKAGMAEELNRWTLDFARATPDCLPSATFFPEPDAQRYVAGALAAGARVFKVHVQVGGFAPTEPVLDPVWGLLADAGVPVVVHAGHAPVGTAHTGPAPFAAVLARHPGLAAVVAHLGAPDYAAFLDLAERYERVRLDTAMAFTPFFDRFVPFPAGELPRLRDLGLAGKVLLGSDFPNLPHAYAEQLAGLARLDLGDDWLRAICWGNAAALFDLAG; via the coding sequence ATGGGGACGGCCGACGACGCCGACGTGCCGGCATTCTGGCAGGGGCTCGGGCTACCCGGCCTCGCCGACGTGCACGTGCACTTCCTCCCGCCCCGGCTGCTGCGCCGGGTGTGGGCGTACTTCGAAACCGCCGGCCCGCTCATCGGCACGGGCTGGCCGATCCGGTACCGCGAAAGCGACGCGGAGCGGGTCGCCCACCTGCGCCGGCTGGGCGTGCGGGCGTTCAGCGCCCTGGCGTACGCCCACAAGGCCGGCATGGCCGAGGAGCTGAACCGGTGGACCCTCGACTTCGCCCGGGCCACACCGGACTGTCTGCCCTCGGCGACGTTCTTCCCCGAACCGGACGCGCAGCGGTACGTCGCGGGTGCACTCGCCGCCGGCGCCCGGGTGTTCAAGGTGCACGTGCAGGTGGGTGGGTTCGCCCCCACCGAGCCGGTGCTGGACCCGGTGTGGGGACTACTCGCCGACGCCGGCGTGCCGGTGGTGGTGCACGCCGGGCACGCCCCGGTCGGCACCGCACACACCGGACCTGCCCCGTTCGCCGCCGTGCTCGCCCGGCACCCGGGGCTGGCCGCGGTCGTGGCGCACCTCGGCGCGCCGGACTACGCCGCGTTCCTCGACCTCGCCGAGCGGTACGAGCGGGTACGGCTGGACACCGCGATGGCGTTCACCCCGTTCTTCGACCGGTTCGTGCCGTTCCCCGCCGGGGAGTTGCCCCGTTTGCGCGACCTGGGGCTGGCCGGCAAGGTGCTGCTGGGCAGCGACTTTCCGAACCTGCCACACGCGTACGCGGAGCAGCTCGCCGGCCTGGCTCGACTGGACCTGGGCGACGACTGGCTACGCGCGATCTGCTGGGGCAACGCCGCTGCCCTGTTCGACCTGGCGGGTTGA
- a CDS encoding nucleotidyltransferase family protein encodes MIIAAGGGRRIGGPEALLHQGERPLVNQMIDTLTEAGCARIVVVLGAAANQVRETADLTAATVVVNRAWGTGVGSSIRAGLAAIDDDDIEAVVVVPVDMPGLTAAAVSRVTALPYPDVLVCATYGGLRGYPMLFGRRHWSGIATLASADVGARPYLLAHKRQIVDIACDAVADGSRVDTPELMTLYGLTIPPQRVGA; translated from the coding sequence ATGATCATCGCTGCGGGCGGGGGACGCCGGATCGGCGGCCCCGAGGCCCTGCTGCACCAGGGGGAGAGGCCCCTGGTGAACCAGATGATCGATACGCTGACGGAGGCGGGCTGCGCACGGATCGTGGTCGTCCTCGGCGCCGCGGCCAACCAGGTGCGCGAGACCGCGGACCTGACCGCCGCCACCGTCGTGGTCAACCGGGCCTGGGGAACCGGCGTGGGCTCGTCGATCCGGGCCGGTCTGGCGGCAATCGACGATGACGACATCGAGGCGGTGGTCGTGGTGCCGGTGGACATGCCCGGCCTGACCGCCGCGGCGGTCAGCCGAGTCACCGCGCTGCCGTACCCGGACGTACTGGTCTGCGCCACCTATGGCGGGCTACGCGGCTACCCGATGCTGTTCGGTCGCCGGCACTGGTCCGGCATCGCCACCCTGGCCAGCGCCGACGTCGGCGCCCGGCCGTACCTGCTGGCGCACAAGAGGCAGATCGTCGACATCGCCTGTGACGCGGTCGCCGACGGCAGCCGGGTCGACACCCCGGAGCTGATGACCCTCTACGGCCTGACCATCCCGCCCCAGCGGGTCGGGGCGTAG